In Heterodontus francisci isolate sHetFra1 chromosome 48, sHetFra1.hap1, whole genome shotgun sequence, a single window of DNA contains:
- the LOC137357556 gene encoding prolactin-releasing peptide receptor-like, which produces MATADLLVVIFDLILRQIPIVYRVEVAFIWRMKVCNIHAVLLYAATDCSVWFTVTFSFDRFVAICCQKLKTKYCTEKTAAVVLGTVTVLSCLKNIFWYFLYTHFYSLSNSPWFCRVEVVISRSLAWAVVEFMHYILTPFIPFVLILLFNALTVRNIIVASRVRRRLRGGSSGESPSDPEMANRRKSMILLFVISANFILLWVVFMVCSILRRLDYLWITVALPTFVPEIGFMLQLLSCCTNTFIYAVTQRKFRQELWNGVKYPLTLMVKLIR; this is translated from the coding sequence atggcaacggcggacctGTTGGTCGTAATCTTCGATCTGATCCTAAGGCAGATTCCTATTGTTTACCGGGTAGAGGTTGCTTTTATTTGGCGTATGAAAGTTtgcaatatccacgccgtcctgctttatgccgccacagactgttctgtctggtttaccgtcactttctcctttgatcgatttgtggccatttgttgtcagaagctgaaaaccaaatattgcaccgagaaaacagctgctgtggttctcggaacagtgactgtgctgagctgtttgaagaacattttctggtattttctgTATACACATTTCTATTCGCTTTCTAACAGTCCCTGGTTTTGCCGTGTGGAAGTCGTAATATCACGTTCGTTGGCCTGGGCCGTCGTTGAATTCATGCATTATATTTTAACACCTTTTATTCCATTTGTTTTGATTCTACTATTCAATGCACTGACGGTCAGAAACATTATAGTAGCCAGCAGAGTCCGCAGGCGGCTCCGGGGTGGGAGCAGTGGGGAGAGtcccagtgacccagagatggcgaATCGAAGAAAATCCATGATTTTACTGTTCGTTATATCGgcgaatttcatcctgttatgggtgGTGTTTATGGTGTGTTCTATCTTGAGACGGTTGGATTACTTGTGGATTACTGTTGCTCTGCCCACATTTGTTCCAGAAATAGGCTTCATGCTCCAGCTGTTGAGTTGCTGCACGAACacgtttatttatgcagtgacccaaagGAAATTCAGACAGGAGTTGTggaatggagtgaaatatcctcTCACATTGATGGTCAAATTAATCCGATGA